Proteins encoded together in one Rhinopithecus roxellana isolate Shanxi Qingling chromosome 3, ASM756505v1, whole genome shotgun sequence window:
- the LOC104662036 gene encoding 60S ribosomal protein L30-like gives MVAAKKMKKSLESINSRLQLIMKSGKYVLGYKQTLKMIRQGKAKLVILANNCPALRKSEIEYYAMLAKTGVHHYSGNNTELGTACGKYYRVCTLAIIDPGDSDIIRSMPEQTGEK, from the coding sequence atggtggccgcaaagaagatgaaaaagtcGCTGGAGTCGATCAACTCTAGGCTCCAACTCATTATGAAAAGTGGGAAGTATGTCCTGGGGTACAAGCAGACTCTGAAGATGATCAGACAAGGCAAAGCGAAATTGGTCATTCTTGCTAACAACTGCCCAGCTTTGAGGAAATCTGAAATAGAGTACTATGCAATGTTGGCTAAAACTGGTGTCCATCACTACAGTGGAAATAATACTGAACTGGGCACAGCATGCGGAAAATACTACAGAGTGTGCACACTGGCTATCATTGATCCAGGTGACTCTGACATCATTAGAAGCATGCCAGAACAGACTGGTGAAAAGTAA